In Fusobacterium periodonticum ATCC 33693, the sequence AGATATAATTTCTACTAAAGAAAAAGAACAAGCAGTCACTAGAGAAAGGCTTGATAATTTTAAAAAGGATAAGTTATTAAAAGAAGAGTATGGCTTACATCTAGTAAGTAAAATTGAAAAAAAATTAGAAGAAATAAATACTTTAATAGCAAAAAAAGATGAACTTTCTAAAAATATTTTAGAGATGGAAGCTGCTAATAAAGAATTTGAAAGAAAAATAACCGATTTAGAAGCTATAAAGGTTGAAAAAACTGATTTGATTGAAAGTAGAAATAAGAAAATTAGAGACTTAGAACTAGAAAAACAATTGAGTTCAAACGAAATAGAAAACAATGAAAGAAAATTAAAATCTAGTTTAGATGAAGTTGAAACTTTAAAAAAAGAACTAGATGAAACTACTAAAAAAGAATTAGCTAATAATGAAGAAAAGGATTTACTTAGCTCACAAATTGAAGTAAAACAAGAAGAATTAACTAAAACAGAAGAAAGAAATGAGTTTTTAGTAAATCAACTTTCTGAAATAAGTAAAACTATAAATAAACTTTCTCAAGATATCAGAGAGTATGAATACCAAGAAAAAACTTCATCTGGTAAATTAGAAGCCCTTGTAAGAATGGAAGAAAACAATGAAGGATTTTTTAAATCAGTTAAAGAAGTTCTAAATAGTGGGATTAGTGGAATAGATGGAGTATTGATTTCACTTATTAAGTTTGATGATAAACTAGCTAAGGCCATTGAAGCAGCAGTATCAGGAAATTTACAAGATATCATAGTTGAAGATAAAGAAGTCGCTAAAAAATGTATAGCTTTTTTAACTGAAAAAAAGCTAGGAAGAGCTTCATTTCTAGCACTTGACACAATAAAAGTGAGCAGAAGAGAATTTAAGGGGAATATCCCAGGAGTTTTAGGTTTAGCTGCTGATTTAGTAAGCTCTGAAGATAAGTATAAAAAGGTCGTAGACTTTGTTTTTGGTGGACTTTTAATAGTTGAAAATATTGATGTAGCAACAGATATATTGAATAAAAATCTCTTTGCAGGAAATATAGTTACAATAAGTGGAGAACTTGTTAGTTCAAGAGGAAGAATCACTGGAGGAGAAAATCAAAAGTCAAGTATCAATCAAATTTTTGAAAGAAAAAAAGAAATAAAAATTTTAGAAGAAAAAGTAACAAATTTGAAGTCTAAGATAGTTGAAGAAAGCAAAAGAAGAGAAGACTTAAGTATTAGACTAGAAAACTATGAAAATGAGATTGATAAGATAGATTCTTTGGAAGATAGTATTAGAAAAAAAATAGAGCTATTAAAGAAAGATTTTGAAAATTTATCTGAAAAATCTGAAAGAATTTCTAAAGAACTTCGTAGTATAAAATTTAATATTGATGATGCAGAAAAATATAAAACTTCTTATCAAGATAGAATAAATTCATCTGTTTCAAATATTGAAGAAATTGAGAAACATATAAATTCTCTTAGAAAAGATTTAGAAGCTGACGAACTTACATTAAAAGAAACCCTAACAAATATTGATGAATTAAATAAACAGTTCTCTGATACAAGAATTATCTTTCTTAACAATAAAAATAGCATAGAGCAGTTTGAAAGAGATATTATTAGTAAAGAGAATGAAAATTCAGACTTAAAAGATGAAAAAGAAAAAAATTCTAATGTTGTTATGGAGCTTTCACAAAATATTGAAGAGTTAGAAGAAAATGAAGAACAATTACAAAAAGAGATAGAAGAATATATTAAAATTTATAACTCTGAAAACAGAGATATTGAAGTTTTAAATGAAAGAGAAAATAATTTAAGTAACGAAGAAAGAGAGCTATCTAAGGAAAAATCTAAATTAGAAACAGATTTATTACACTCTAATGATAGACTTGAAAAAATAATAGAAGTTATTGAAAAGATAAAAATAGACATTGAAAATATAAATGAAAAATTAATTGAACTTGCGGATATTACAGCAAAAACTGTTGAAGTTGAAAAATTAAAGAGTTCAAAAGATTATCTAAGAAGTTTAGAAAATAAGATTAATAATTTTGGAGATGTCAACTTACTTGCTATTAACGAATTTAAAGAATTAAAAGAAAAATATGATTATTTAGCAAGAGAAAGAGATGATGTTGTAAAATCAAGGAAACAAGTAATGGATTTAATTCAAGAGATAGATGAAAGAATACATGAAGATTTCCATACAACATATGAAAATATAAATGAAAATTTTAATAAAATGTGTGAGGAAACTATTAGAAATACTGAAGGAAGATTGAATATAATAAATCCTGAAGATTTTGATAACTGTGGTATAGAAATATTTGTAAAATTTAAAAACAAGAAGAAGCAACCTCTTTCTTTACTTTCAGGTGGAGAAAAATCTATGGTGGCAATAGCTTTTATAATGGCTATTTTTATGTATAAGCCAAGTCCATTTACTTTCTTAGATGAAATTGAGGCAGCACTTGATGAAAAGAACACTAAGAATTTACTTGCTAAATTAAGAGATTTTACAGATAAATCACAATTTATCTTAATCACTCACAATAAAGAGACAATGAAGGAATCAGATAGTATATTTGGAGTTACTATGAATAAAGAAATAGGAATTTCAAAGATAGTGTCACCTGATAAGATAACAAAGATATTAGATTCAACTAAAGAAAGTAATTAAAAAATTTTAGCATTAGGAGGAGAAATGGAGAAATGAAGTTATTGTCATATATATATCTTTTGATAACAACAATACGAAATTTTTTATATGATGAAAAAATATTACCCATAAGAAAAGTTCCTGATGTTGAAGTTATATGTATAGGGAATGTCAGTGTTGGTGGAACAGGAAAAACTCCAGCAGTTCATTTCTTTGTAAAAAAATTATTGGCAAAGGGAAGAAAAGTTGCTGTAGTTTCCCGTGGATATAGAGGGAAAAGAAAGAGAGATCCTCTTTTAGTTAGCGATGGAATGGTAATTTTTGCAACAGCACAGGAAAGTGGAGATGAATCGTATCTACATGCTTTAAACTTAAAAGTTCCTGTGATTGTTGGTGCAGATAGATATAAGGCTTGTATGTTTGCAAAAAAACATTTTGATATAGATACTATAGTTTTAGATGACGGTTTTCAACATAGAAAACTATATAGAGATAGAGATGTTGTCCTTATAGACGCTACTAACCCTTTTGGTGGAGGTAATGTTTTACCTGCTGGACTTTTAAGAGAAGACTTTAGAAGAGCTGTTAGAAGAGCTTATGAGTTTATAATAACTAAGTCAGATTTAGTAAACAAAAGAGAACTCAGAAGAATAAAAAATTATCTTAGAAAGAAATTTAAAAAGGAAGTTTCTGTTGCAAAACATGGTATAAGTTGTCTTTGTGACTTGAAAGGGAATATGAAACCACTGTTCTGGGTAAAAGGTAAGAAAGTTTTAATATTCTCAGGACTAGCTAATCCTTTAAACTTTGAAAAGACTGTAATTTCTTTAGCACCTAGCTATATAGAAAGGATAGACTTTAAAGATCACCATAATTTTAAGCCAAAAGATATAGCACTTGTAAAGAAAAAAGCAGAGAAAATGGATGCTGACTATATAATTACAACTGAAAAAGATTTAGTGAAATTACCAGATAATTTGAATATTAGTAATTTATATGTATTAAAGATAGAATTCACAATGTTAGAGGACAATACATTGAAAGATATGAAAGGGTAATATCTATGAAAAAAGATGTTAAAGTTGAGTTTTTAAAAGAAAAAAATTTAGATGCTTGTATTGAGCTTATAAAAGAAAAAGGAAAATTTAATATACTTTCAGAATATGGAAATTTTTATGATAGAAGAACATATTTTAAGGTAAATGAAAATGGAGATATATTCCAAAAATCATATAATCCTATAACTTTACTTTATCTATTTTGTGATAATGAGAAAAAATTGGCAGATTATCTTTTTAAATATTCATATGCGGAAGAAAAGCAAAATATAAAAAAAATTGATAGAGCAAGTAATTTAGATATAGAAAGTTTGAAGAAAAATCTTATGAAAACATTGATAAATTCACACTTAGATTTTTCAAAAATTTTTGCAAAAGAATTATTTTTAAGAGATAGAAAAGCTTTTTTTGAACTTATCTACAATTTCTCTTTTATGGGAAATCCTAAAGATTTAAAGGTGCTTTTTGTATATGCTTTAGAAGAAATCTTTAGTCAAATAAATTATGATGAAAATATTTTTTATACTATTATTGCATATTTAACTAAATTTAGAGATGATTATTCTATTTATATGAATTCAACTGATGAAACTATAAAATTTGATATAGATAATTACAATGAAGATAAGAAAATTTATTTGAATGTAGTTGAAAAAATCTTTACTAGATATAATTTAAAAAATGAAAATAAATTTAAAGCAAGCTTATATAGATATTTTGAAAATGATTTTGAATTGAATAAAGATTTAAAAGATATTCTTAAGGGGAAAGATATATGAGAATAGCTATCTATGGTGGAAGTTTCAATCCTATGCATATAGGACATGAAAAAATTGTAGACTATGTTCTAAATAATCTAAATATGGATAAGATTATAATAATTCCAGTGGGCATACCCTCACACAGAGAAAATAATTTAGAACAATCTGACACTAGATTAAAAATTTGTAAGGAAATTTTTAAAGGAAATAAAAAAATTGAAGTATCTGATATAGAAATAAAGAGTGAAGGAAAATCATATACCTATGACACACTTTTGAAACTAATGGATCTATATGGAGAAAACAATGAATTTTTTGAAATAATAGGAGAAGATTCTCTAAAAAGTTTAAAAACTTGGAAAAACTATGAAGAATTATTGAAAATATGTAAGTTTATTGTTTTTAGAAGAAAAGATGATAAAAATATTCAAATAGATAAAGAGTTTTTAAATAATAAAAATATTATTATTTTAGAAAATGAGTACTATGATATATCTTCAACAGAAATAAGAAATATGGTAAAAAATAATGAAGATATCAGTGCTTTTGTAAATAAGAAAGTAAAAAAATTAATAGAAAAAGAATACCTAGATTAAATATAAAGAAAATTTTTTGAAAAAATTTCTTGAAAAAAATAATCAAAGGTGCTATAATCAAAAACATAAAAAAATCGAATAAATAATCGGATGAAGATATGAGGAGAGATTTCGTTAAGAAACACCGAAGAAGTAAATCTTTCAGGTAAAGAGGACTCATATTGGACGAGCCTCTGGAGAGCTTATCTACGAGATAACACCGAAGGAGCAAAGCTATTTTAATAGCCTAAACTCTCAGGTAAAAGGACGGAGGAATTGTGCATTTACATTTAATTGTATAATTCTTTTTTAATTTCAGAGGTCTTTTTTAAGACCTTTTTTTATTCGATTGGAAATAAAAAAGAAAAGGAGAGAATGTCTTATGGTAAATTTAATTGCAAGTATTAATAGTCTATTTTGGGGAAGTCTTTTAATCTTACTTTTAGTAGGAACAGGAATCTTTTTTACAATTAGATTGAGATTTGTACAAGTTAGAAAATTCAGAAAGGGAATCACTCAATTAACAGGAGATTTTGACTTAAATGGTAAAGATGCTGACCATAATGGTATGTCATCATTTCAAGCCTTGGCAACAGCTATAGCGGCTCAAGTTGGAACAGGAAATCTAGCAGGAGCAGCAACAGCTATAGTATCTGGAGGACCAGGAGCTATATTCTGGATGTGGGTAAGTGCATTTTTTGGAATGTCAACTATCTATGCAGAAGCTATATTGAGTCAATTATTTAAGAAAAAAGTTGAAGGAGAAGTAACAGGAGGACCTGCTTACTATATAGAAGAATTATTTAATAAAGGAGTTTTAGCTAAAGTTCTTGCAGTATTCTTTTCACTTTCTTGTATACTTGCTTTAGGATTTATGGGAAATGGAGTGCAAGCAAACTCTATAGGGGAAGCAGTACAAAATGCTTTTAATATATCGCCATATATAACAGGAGTAGTAGTTGCATTACTTGGAGGTTTTGTATTCTTTGGAGGACTTAAAAGAATAGCCTCTTTCACAGAAAAAGTTGTACCTGTTATGGCGGGACTATATATTTTAATCTGTATAGTAATTATCGTAATAAACCATGCTAATATTTTAACAGCTTTTGAATCTATATTTGTAAATGCTTTTTCTACAAAATCTATCTTAGGAGGATTTTTAGGAATGGGAGTGAAGAAGGCTATTAGATATGGGGTTGCAAGAGGACTATTTTCAAATGAAGCTGGTATGGGTTCAACACCACATGCTCATGCAATAGCTAAGGTTAAAAATCCTGTTGAACAAGGAAATGTTGCTTTAATAACAGTATTTATTGACACTTTTGTTGTATTAACTTTAACAGCTCTTGTAATTTTAACAGCAAATGTAGGAGATGGAACTTTAACAGGAATTACATTGACACAAAAATCTTTTGAAGCAGCTTTAGGATATTCAGGAAATATATTTATAGCAGTTGCTTTATTCTTCTTTGCATTTTCAACTATTATTGGTTGGTACTTCTTTGGAGAAGCAAATATTAAATATCTTTTTGGTAAAAAAGCAATTAACATTTATAGAGTTTTAGTTATGATAGCAATTTTCATAGGATCTACTCAAAAAGTTGATTTAGTTTGGGAACTTGCAGATTTATTCAATGGACTTATGGTAATTCCTAACCTAATTGCCTTACTACTTTTAAATAAATTAGTTTTAGAAACTTCAGATGAATATGATAAAATACATAAATTATAAAAATAAGTTCGTTACTAAGTAGATTTTTTAAGAAATTTTCTTTGAGAGATTTTAATATTTTTTAGTTATATATAGCGATTACTTGACAGCCTATAATGTTTCTAGAGCTCCACAAAGGCTCTCTCAACATTATAGGACGTCGCAGTAATCTTGTTGAAAACTATTAGTTATTTATCTCAAAGAAAATTTCTAATTATTAATTACAATGTAACTCACTTATTTTTTATTTAAACAAAAGTAAAAAACTATTATAGATAATGAATTAATCATTATTTATAATAGTTTTCTTAAAATGATTATTTAATTTTTTAGAATTATTCTTTTATTAAAGCGTTAATTTCATCAAGGATAGCTTTAGTATCTAATCCGTGAGCTTCAATTCCTTCTGCTAAAGTTTCTCCAGAAGCGATCATACAACCTACGCATCCTAAACCATTTCTTTGTAAAACTTCAACTATTACTGGGTATTTTTCAACAGCTTCCATTATATTCATATCACCTGTAACCATTTTTTATCCTCCTTAATATTGTTTATTATTTTAATATAATTTACTATAATTCATTATAATTAAATTTACAAATTTTGTCAAGAATATTTAAAAATAAATAAGATAATAGGAGCTGTAAAAATTAAACTATCAACTCTATCCAATATTCCACCGTGACCTAAAAGTAAGTTACCTGAATCTTTTAGATTAACTTTTCTTTTTAAAGCTGATATAAAAATATCACCAAAAAAGCCTATTAAGGCAAGATATGGAATAAATTTTATTTGGTAATTTATATGGAAAATATATTTTAATAAAGCAGCAGTTAAAGTAGTTAGAATCATTCCACCAATAAGTCCTTCAACTGTTTTATTAGGACTGATATTAGGAGTTATCTTTCTTTCACCAAAAATATTTCCACTTATATATTGGAACACATCATTTAATTCTATTAAAATCATATAGTTAATGATAAAGTTTAAATCCTCTATATACGAGATACTTCCTATCAAATAAGTTGTTATAAAGAAGGCAAAGATTATAAAAGCTCTTTTATAGAATCTAAGTGCAATAAGAACAAATAAGATCAATAGAACATAAAGGTTTTTAAAATAAATTCCTAAATAGAAAGCTAAATTTACAATAATACTAGTTATTATTAATTCACTATCATATTTAATATGAGCAAATTGTAGAAACTCTTTAAATGATAAAGTAGAGATAAATCCAAAAAGTAAAAGTAGATAAATTCTGTTCATAGTTGCTAAATAGAAAAGTACAATTATAACAAACCAAGTGAATATTCTCTGCTTTATATTAGTAAATTTCTTTTCTGATATTTTATTTTTAATAAAAAATAAAATAATTAAAGCTAGAATATCAACAAAAAACATTGCAACTAGCATATTATCCACCTTTCACAGAAGAACGAACTCTATTAAATATAGTAAAAATAAGTAAGACTATTGCTAATATTAAAATATAATCAAAATATTTATTTCCAATAAAATAATATACAATAGCCAAAAGGCTTATTAAGAAAGCTCTATCACTTTTTCCCATAGGACCTTCATAATGTCTTTTATTGTCTACCATCATTGCAGTCACACCTACATATTCTGATAATATTGATAAAAATACAAAAACTAAATTGTAGACTTCACCTATTTCAATAACTCTTAAAAATACATAGAAGAAAACCGTATCTGATACAACATCTCCTGCTTCATTGTAAAAAACTCCCATTTTAGTTTTTTGATTGAATTTATTGGCTATCATACCATCTAAAGCATTTAAAGCCATTCTTAAAAATAGAAAAACAGGTACAGTTAAATATATAAGTTTGTAATCATTGAACTTATAGATAAGTCCTGCAAAAACTATATTTAATAAAACTGTTGTAACAGTTATCTGATTAGGGCTAACTTTCAACTTTACTAACTTTTCACAAATAGGCATAAGCAAATTTTGAAATTTTGTTTTTAATTTATATATAGAAATATCCATTTTACCTCATTTCTGCCAATGAAACTGTAAATATACCTTCGTTGTCAATTAACATTTTTTTCTTTTTTAAATTATATTTTTCAAATAGACTATCAAGTTCTTTCTCACTTCTTCTTCTCATAAGCCAAGATTTACCATTTCCTTTATGGCTATTAAGAACTAAGGCTATCTGTTTTAATTGAGGATGCCAAGGTTGACCTGTATAAATAATGGCTCCATCTTTATCTAAAATTTCTGTTACTCCTGATATAGTGTTTTCAAGCATTTTATTATTCTCAAAAAGCTCAAAAACTCCTGATATTATAACTATATTAGGATTGTAATTTATTTTTTTATATGTTTCTTTATCAAAGCAATCATAGTTAACAAAAGAAATATCTTCCCAATTATTTTTTTTAATAACTTCTTCTCCAACTTCAATATTTGATCTTTTAAATTCGTTTATTAAAATCTTAAGTTTGGGATATTTTTGTTTGATGTCAAACAAATAATTTCCTGTCCCACCAGCAACATCTAAAATTTTAACATTTTCTTCAGCTAGACTATTTATTTTTTCTTCGATTAAAGCTAATAAGTTTTTCTTTCTTACTCTTACTCCAGCCCAACCAACTTGATTTAGATAAAATCTATCTATAAGTTTACCTATTAATAATTTTCCATTAGCTTGATTCTTATAGATATAATCTAAAGAAATTCCTGAGTCAAAGCCATATTTTAAACCTAAAGTCATACCTTTGCTTAAAAATCCAAAAGCTCTCATTGAAAATTTTTGAATTGAATAGTATATTTTTTCACTTAGTGGATAATTATCTAAGCCTATCCTTTCATACTCCTTTCTTGAAAATTCTCTTGGAGAATCATCAAGTTCTAGTTTTTGATTTTTAAAAACATCTTGTATGAAATCATCTAGCATTTTATAGACTGTTTGTCTTTCTTTTTCAAAGATTATTCCATGATAGAAGTTTTCAAGTTCTATAAATTCTCTTTTTTTAGAAGATAAATTTAAGTAGAATTTTTTCTGTGCTGAATTCTTAACAACGTAATCTTTTTCAGCTGAAAATATTAATGTAGGTAATTCTATTGCCATTGAGTCTTCTATCAATCTTTGTCCCATATTAGCTAAGTCTATTAAAAGTCTAGCATTGATTTCTTTATTGATAAGTTTATCAGAATTATATTTATTTTGCTCTTCAACATCATGAGTTAAAACCTTTGCTTTTACATAGCTCATAACCTTAGCATCTTTTTTTATTTTAGTAAGTAATGTCACAAGTTGCTTAGCAAAAGGAACATAAAGCTTGATTTCAAAAGCAGGTGCAAGCAAAGCCATACCTGCTAAATTTGGAGCAAAATCATGGACATAGGCAGAAAGTATAACTCCACCTATACTATTTGCTACAATAAAGATATCTTCTTCTTTAATTTGATATTCGTTCTTTATATGTTTTACAAAGGCATCTAAATCTCTAACGT encodes:
- the smc gene encoding chromosome segregation protein SMC: MYLKAVEINGFKSFGEKVYIDFNRGITSIVGPNGSGKSNILDAVLWVLGEQSYKNIRAKESQDVIFSGGKEKKAATRAEVSLIIDNSDRYLDFDNDTVKITRRIHITGENEYLINDSKSRLKEIGNLFLDTGIGKTAYSVIGQGKVERIINSSPKEIKNIIEEAAGIKKLQANRLEAQKNLGNIEINLDKVEFILNETRENKNKIEKQAELAQKYIDLKDEKSALAKGIYITELEQKEKNLVENEDIRVKSQEESSVLQEKFDKTLNRLNTIDLEKEEVKKQKILIDSRNKELKDIISTKEKEQAVTRERLDNFKKDKLLKEEYGLHLVSKIEKKLEEINTLIAKKDELSKNILEMEAANKEFERKITDLEAIKVEKTDLIESRNKKIRDLELEKQLSSNEIENNERKLKSSLDEVETLKKELDETTKKELANNEEKDLLSSQIEVKQEELTKTEERNEFLVNQLSEISKTINKLSQDIREYEYQEKTSSGKLEALVRMEENNEGFFKSVKEVLNSGISGIDGVLISLIKFDDKLAKAIEAAVSGNLQDIIVEDKEVAKKCIAFLTEKKLGRASFLALDTIKVSRREFKGNIPGVLGLAADLVSSEDKYKKVVDFVFGGLLIVENIDVATDILNKNLFAGNIVTISGELVSSRGRITGGENQKSSINQIFERKKEIKILEEKVTNLKSKIVEESKRREDLSIRLENYENEIDKIDSLEDSIRKKIELLKKDFENLSEKSERISKELRSIKFNIDDAEKYKTSYQDRINSSVSNIEEIEKHINSLRKDLEADELTLKETLTNIDELNKQFSDTRIIFLNNKNSIEQFERDIISKENENSDLKDEKEKNSNVVMELSQNIEELEENEEQLQKEIEEYIKIYNSENRDIEVLNERENNLSNEERELSKEKSKLETDLLHSNDRLEKIIEVIEKIKIDIENINEKLIELADITAKTVEVEKLKSSKDYLRSLENKINNFGDVNLLAINEFKELKEKYDYLARERDDVVKSRKQVMDLIQEIDERIHEDFHTTYENINENFNKMCEETIRNTEGRLNIINPEDFDNCGIEIFVKFKNKKKQPLSLLSGGEKSMVAIAFIMAIFMYKPSPFTFLDEIEAALDEKNTKNLLAKLRDFTDKSQFILITHNKETMKESDSIFGVTMNKEIGISKIVSPDKITKILDSTKESN
- the lpxK gene encoding tetraacyldisaccharide 4'-kinase, whose product is MKLLSYIYLLITTIRNFLYDEKILPIRKVPDVEVICIGNVSVGGTGKTPAVHFFVKKLLAKGRKVAVVSRGYRGKRKRDPLLVSDGMVIFATAQESGDESYLHALNLKVPVIVGADRYKACMFAKKHFDIDTIVLDDGFQHRKLYRDRDVVLIDATNPFGGGNVLPAGLLREDFRRAVRRAYEFIITKSDLVNKRELRRIKNYLRKKFKKEVSVAKHGISCLCDLKGNMKPLFWVKGKKVLIFSGLANPLNFEKTVISLAPSYIERIDFKDHHNFKPKDIALVKKKAEKMDADYIITTEKDLVKLPDNLNISNLYVLKIEFTMLEDNTLKDMKG
- the nadD gene encoding nicotinate (nicotinamide) nucleotide adenylyltransferase; translation: MRIAIYGGSFNPMHIGHEKIVDYVLNNLNMDKIIIIPVGIPSHRENNLEQSDTRLKICKEIFKGNKKIEVSDIEIKSEGKSYTYDTLLKLMDLYGENNEFFEIIGEDSLKSLKTWKNYEELLKICKFIVFRRKDDKNIQIDKEFLNNKNIIILENEYYDISSTEIRNMVKNNEDISAFVNKKVKKLIEKEYLD
- a CDS encoding alanine/glycine:cation symporter family protein translates to MVNLIASINSLFWGSLLILLLVGTGIFFTIRLRFVQVRKFRKGITQLTGDFDLNGKDADHNGMSSFQALATAIAAQVGTGNLAGAATAIVSGGPGAIFWMWVSAFFGMSTIYAEAILSQLFKKKVEGEVTGGPAYYIEELFNKGVLAKVLAVFFSLSCILALGFMGNGVQANSIGEAVQNAFNISPYITGVVVALLGGFVFFGGLKRIASFTEKVVPVMAGLYILICIVIIVINHANILTAFESIFVNAFSTKSILGGFLGMGVKKAIRYGVARGLFSNEAGMGSTPHAHAIAKVKNPVEQGNVALITVFIDTFVVLTLTALVILTANVGDGTLTGITLTQKSFEAALGYSGNIFIAVALFFFAFSTIIGWYFFGEANIKYLFGKKAINIYRVLVMIAIFIGSTQKVDLVWELADLFNGLMVIPNLIALLLLNKLVLETSDEYDKIHKL
- a CDS encoding DUF1858 domain-containing protein, with product MVTGDMNIMEAVEKYPVIVEVLQRNGLGCVGCMIASGETLAEGIEAHGLDTKAILDEINALIKE
- a CDS encoding phosphatidate cytidylyltransferase, whose translation is MLVAMFFVDILALIILFFIKNKISEKKFTNIKQRIFTWFVIIVLFYLATMNRIYLLLLFGFISTLSFKEFLQFAHIKYDSELIITSIIVNLAFYLGIYFKNLYVLLILFVLIALRFYKRAFIIFAFFITTYLIGSISYIEDLNFIINYMILIELNDVFQYISGNIFGERKITPNISPNKTVEGLIGGMILTTLTAALLKYIFHINYQIKFIPYLALIGFFGDIFISALKRKVNLKDSGNLLLGHGGILDRVDSLIFTAPIILFIFKYS
- a CDS encoding CDP-alcohol phosphatidyltransferase family protein; translated protein: MDISIYKLKTKFQNLLMPICEKLVKLKVSPNQITVTTVLLNIVFAGLIYKFNDYKLIYLTVPVFLFLRMALNALDGMIANKFNQKTKMGVFYNEAGDVVSDTVFFYVFLRVIEIGEVYNLVFVFLSILSEYVGVTAMMVDNKRHYEGPMGKSDRAFLISLLAIVYYFIGNKYFDYILILAIVLLIFTIFNRVRSSVKGG
- a CDS encoding bifunctional alpha/beta hydrolase/class I SAM-dependent methyltransferase gives rise to the protein MENLYFTSFDSNKIFYRKWNFEKNKKTLILIHRGHEHSERLNSLAQDEKFLKYNIFAYDLRGHGYTETKTSPNAMDYVRDLDAFVKHIKNEYQIKEEDIFIVANSIGGVILSAYVHDFAPNLAGMALLAPAFEIKLYVPFAKQLVTLLTKIKKDAKVMSYVKAKVLTHDVEEQNKYNSDKLINKEINARLLIDLANMGQRLIEDSMAIELPTLIFSAEKDYVVKNSAQKKFYLNLSSKKREFIELENFYHGIIFEKERQTVYKMLDDFIQDVFKNQKLELDDSPREFSRKEYERIGLDNYPLSEKIYYSIQKFSMRAFGFLSKGMTLGLKYGFDSGISLDYIYKNQANGKLLIGKLIDRFYLNQVGWAGVRVRKKNLLALIEEKINSLAEENVKILDVAGGTGNYLFDIKQKYPKLKILINEFKRSNIEVGEEVIKKNNWEDISFVNYDCFDKETYKKINYNPNIVIISGVFELFENNKMLENTISGVTEILDKDGAIIYTGQPWHPQLKQIALVLNSHKGNGKSWLMRRRSEKELDSLFEKYNLKKKKMLIDNEGIFTVSLAEMR